A single region of the Lactobacillus isalae genome encodes:
- the yqeK gene encoding bis(5'-nucleosyl)-tetraphosphatase (symmetrical) YqeK — translation MTEINFVKTYSPLTSDEIVAREKGNMDEKRFRHCIGVSQTSRKLAELNNYDPDKAALAGFIHDYAKQVAPERFIEVIKEQNFDPDLLNYNRAIWHGIVGAYFIEKELKITDPEILTAIRRHTTADVEMTTLDKIVFVADFIEPGRDFPGVEEARKVAFANLDDGVGFELAHTLDFLITNRKKIYPKTFAAYNKWAIKD, via the coding sequence GTGACTGAAATTAATTTTGTTAAAACTTATTCCCCGTTAACTTCCGATGAGATTGTTGCTAGAGAAAAGGGCAACATGGATGAGAAAAGATTCAGACACTGTATTGGTGTAAGCCAAACTAGTCGTAAATTAGCTGAGTTAAATAACTATGACCCAGATAAGGCAGCTTTAGCAGGTTTTATTCATGATTATGCTAAACAAGTAGCACCTGAGCGATTTATTGAAGTAATCAAGGAACAAAATTTTGATCCAGATTTACTTAATTATAATCGAGCTATTTGGCACGGAATTGTTGGTGCGTACTTCATTGAAAAAGAGTTAAAGATAACAGATCCGGAAATTTTAACAGCTATTAGACGGCATACTACAGCTGATGTTGAAATGACTACGCTCGATAAAATTGTTTTTGTGGCTGATTTTATTGAACCTGGACGTGATTTTCCTGGAGTAGAAGAAGCCAGAAAAGTAGCTTTTGCTAATTTAGATGATGGAGTAGGGTTTGAATTAGCTCATACACTTGATTTTTTAATAACTAATCGAAAGAAAATTTATCCTAAAACTTTTGCTGCATATAATAAATGGGCTATAAAAGATTAA
- a CDS encoding acylphosphatase — translation MKTVTMRVTGLVQGVGFRWTTQMVAQQLGITGTVKNNPDGSVSIVAQGEELPLEHFIKKIKASPSVAGHVDHVDLETVPNAEKFTRFSVVY, via the coding sequence ATGAAAACCGTCACAATGAGAGTTACAGGTCTTGTTCAAGGCGTTGGATTTAGATGGACCACACAAATGGTTGCTCAACAATTAGGAATTACCGGAACTGTTAAAAATAATCCTGATGGTTCTGTTTCAATTGTAGCTCAAGGAGAAGAACTTCCCTTAGAACATTTTATAAAAAAAATAAAGGCTTCTCCTTCAGTAGCTGGACATGTCGACCATGTGGATTTAGAGACGGTTCCTAACGCAGAAAAATTTACTCGCTTTAGCGTGGTTTATTGA
- a CDS encoding response regulator transcription factor has product MSKILIIEDEKNLARFVELELRHEKYETQVEGNGRKGLDLALNEDFDAILLDLMLPDLNGLEIARRVRQEKTTPIIMMTARDSVIDRVSGLDHGADDYIVKPFAIEELLARLRAVLRRVQIEKRAMGDTMGVQKVVHFNDLTIETANRIVHRGDSTVDLTKREYNLLMTLIENKNNVVTREQLLNKIWGPESKIETNVVEVYVRYLRNKIDVPGRPSYIKTVRGTGYMVRTDENDEAREEAK; this is encoded by the coding sequence ATGAGTAAAATTCTGATTATTGAAGATGAAAAAAATCTTGCCCGTTTTGTAGAACTAGAATTAAGACATGAAAAGTATGAAACTCAAGTTGAAGGGAACGGCCGGAAAGGATTGGATTTAGCTTTAAACGAAGATTTTGACGCAATCTTGCTAGATTTAATGTTGCCAGATCTTAACGGATTAGAAATTGCTCGTCGCGTTCGCCAGGAAAAAACTACTCCGATTATTATGATGACTGCAAGAGATTCAGTAATTGATCGTGTTTCTGGCTTGGATCATGGTGCTGATGACTATATTGTTAAGCCTTTTGCAATCGAAGAACTATTGGCTCGCTTACGTGCTGTTTTAAGAAGAGTACAAATCGAAAAGAGAGCTATGGGCGATACGATGGGTGTGCAAAAAGTTGTTCACTTTAATGATTTAACTATTGAAACAGCTAACCGAATCGTTCACCGCGGAGATAGTACAGTTGACTTAACTAAGCGTGAATATAACCTATTGATGACATTAATTGAGAATAAGAATAATGTTGTTACGAGAGAGCAGCTTTTAAACAAAATTTGGGGACCTGAGTCTAAGATTGAAACTAATGTTGTCGAAGTCTATGTACGTTATTTACGTAATAAGATTGATGTACCGGGCCGTCCATCATACATCAAGACTGTTCGTGGTACCGGTTATATGGTAAGAACTGATGAAAATGATGAAGCACGTGAAGAAGCAAAATAA
- a CDS encoding DUF177 domain-containing protein, which translates to MLNFSYSQIKNSRNPLTHVDEDVELSKEFFDRSKELLEDAKNVYVSGDFFYDEPFVTGNFTVEADVIAPSTRSLKPVKLHQKFNFTENYSEVEPTQEQLDEEDTIVTVKDDTIDLQKAVEDNLLLSLPSVILTPEEEAEGDFPEGEGWKVVSQEAYQEEQSNKENPAFAKLKDLFNDEKNK; encoded by the coding sequence ATGTTAAATTTTTCATATTCGCAAATTAAAAATAGTCGTAATCCCTTAACACATGTTGATGAGGATGTAGAATTAAGTAAAGAATTTTTTGATAGAAGTAAGGAACTACTTGAAGATGCTAAAAATGTGTACGTTAGTGGTGATTTCTTCTACGATGAACCTTTTGTGACTGGTAACTTCACGGTTGAAGCAGATGTAATTGCTCCATCTACTCGTAGCTTAAAGCCAGTAAAATTGCATCAAAAGTTCAATTTTACTGAGAACTATAGTGAAGTAGAACCAACACAAGAGCAGCTCGATGAAGAAGATACAATTGTAACTGTTAAAGATGATACAATTGATCTTCAAAAGGCTGTCGAAGATAATTTGCTTTTAAGTTTGCCATCAGTGATTTTAACTCCTGAAGAAGAAGCAGAGGGAGACTTTCCTGAAGGAGAAGGATGGAAAGTTGTTTCTCAAGAAGCTTACCAAGAGGAGCAATCTAATAAAGAAAATCCAGCTTTTGCTAAGCTTAAGGATTTGTTTAATGATGAAAAAAACAAGTAA
- a CDS encoding nucleotidyltransferase, with amino-acid sequence MSVIGIVAEYNPFHSGHEFLLNQARLVAENDPIIVVMSGNYVQRGQMAIMDKWQRAKAALNSGADLVFELPFSFAVQPADIFANGSIKMLSDLGVSELFFGVEDANLNFSYLGQKINQIPKNRMDFRDYTQTYATQYNEMVAREVGHEVNQPNMMLAVAYAVASEQLENPLRLHPVTRLGSGHDDPLLQDKIISSATAIRNYCLHHPNDLSELKKYLPKGELAALEKQKVYPNWNLLFNFLKYRIESASLEELQSIYQMSEGLEYKMKEEIHTAEDFTSFLRQIKSKRYTYARLRRLCLYTLLNVTEKEIEDSYQDVSTLLLGYNGRGRNYLKKIRKDVELPIISKVDKKNAASGTLGLQVRVDRLFEQIMGEDQNFGRRPIEVK; translated from the coding sequence ATGAGTGTAATTGGCATTGTAGCTGAATATAATCCTTTTCATAGTGGACATGAATTTTTGTTAAATCAAGCTCGTTTAGTTGCTGAAAATGATCCAATTATTGTTGTAATGTCAGGCAATTATGTTCAACGTGGACAAATGGCAATTATGGATAAGTGGCAAAGAGCTAAAGCTGCTTTAAATTCTGGAGCTGATTTAGTATTTGAATTGCCATTTTCCTTTGCTGTGCAGCCAGCTGATATTTTTGCTAATGGTAGCATTAAGATGCTAAGTGATTTGGGAGTATCTGAATTATTTTTTGGTGTAGAGGATGCTAATTTAAATTTTTCTTATTTAGGACAAAAAATAAACCAAATTCCCAAAAATCGAATGGATTTTAGAGATTATACTCAAACCTATGCGACTCAATATAATGAAATGGTTGCTAGAGAAGTAGGTCATGAAGTAAATCAACCTAATATGATGCTGGCTGTTGCTTATGCAGTAGCAAGCGAACAACTTGAAAATCCGCTTCGTTTGCATCCAGTAACAAGATTAGGTAGCGGGCATGATGATCCTCTTTTGCAGGATAAGATTATTTCTTCGGCTACAGCAATTAGAAACTATTGTTTACATCATCCAAATGACTTAAGTGAGTTGAAAAAGTATCTTCCTAAAGGTGAACTAGCAGCTTTAGAGAAACAAAAAGTCTATCCAAACTGGAATCTTTTGTTTAACTTTTTAAAGTATCGAATTGAGAGTGCTAGTTTAGAGGAATTACAATCGATTTATCAAATGAGTGAGGGTCTTGAGTACAAGATGAAGGAAGAGATTCATACTGCGGAAGATTTTACTTCATTTTTACGTCAAATTAAGTCTAAACGTTATACGTATGCTCGTTTAAGAAGACTTTGTCTCTATACTCTTTTAAATGTAACAGAGAAGGAGATTGAAGATTCTTATCAGGATGTTTCAACACTTCTTCTTGGCTATAACGGACGTGGAAGAAATTATCTTAAGAAAATTCGGAAAGATGTTGAACTCCCAATTATTTCAAAGGTTGATAAGAAAAATGCAGCAAGTGGAACATTGGGCTTGCAGGTGAGAGTAGATCGACTTTTTGAACAAATTATGGGGGAAGATCAAAACTTTGGTCGCAGACCAATCGAGGTAAAATAA
- a CDS encoding TrmH family RNA methyltransferase: MIEINSVNNPTIKSLRKLEQKKYRKKTQTYLIEGFHLVEEALKNHENYLYVLGTAEALEKLTTNYKLKDDKVIQITDAIAEHLSSTKNSQDIFMVLPINQPKSFSFEYGKWVVLDNLTDPGNVGTIIRTADAAGFDGVVLSEESVDLYNPKVQRSMQGSQFHVQIIQNPILEAISSFKENGIPVYVSILDKTAKSLNNCIPVPQLALVIGNEAHGASKEIIETADKKIYIPIKGKAESLNAAVAAGIMIYHFS; the protein is encoded by the coding sequence ATGATAGAAATTAACTCAGTAAATAATCCCACAATTAAAAGCCTTAGAAAGCTTGAACAAAAAAAGTATCGTAAAAAGACACAAACGTACTTAATTGAAGGTTTTCATTTAGTCGAAGAAGCTTTAAAGAATCACGAAAATTATCTTTATGTTTTAGGTACAGCAGAAGCCTTAGAAAAGCTCACAACTAACTATAAATTAAAAGATGATAAGGTAATTCAAATTACTGATGCAATTGCAGAACATTTAAGTAGTACTAAAAATAGTCAAGATATTTTCATGGTTTTACCTATTAACCAACCCAAGTCATTTAGTTTTGAATATGGAAAATGGGTTGTTTTAGATAATTTAACGGATCCAGGAAATGTTGGAACTATTATTCGAACTGCAGATGCCGCTGGATTTGATGGTGTTGTTTTGTCTGAAGAAAGCGTTGATCTTTATAATCCAAAAGTTCAACGCAGTATGCAAGGTAGTCAATTCCATGTTCAAATTATTCAAAATCCAATCTTAGAAGCAATTAGTAGCTTTAAAGAAAATGGCATTCCAGTTTATGTAAGTATTTTAGATAAGACTGCAAAATCTTTAAATAACTGCATTCCTGTTCCGCAATTAGCATTGGTAATTGGAAATGAAGCACATGGAGCAAGCAAAGAGATAATTGAGACGGCAGACAAGAAAATTTATATTCCAATAAAGGGAAAAGCAGAATCATTGAATGCAGCAGTAGCAGCAGGAATTATGATTTATCATTTTTCATAA
- the pheS gene encoding phenylalanine--tRNA ligase subunit alpha, producing MDLFDRINKLKEEGLDQIKQAENQKMLDKIRVELMGRKGELTEILHSMKDIAPENRPKVGQEVNQVRDILQKQLDEAKDHFLQAVIAKKLEEEKIDVTLPGREGHLGSKHPINIILDDLESYFIGMGYEVVQGPEIETDHYVFEMMNLPKDHPARDMQATFYIDEENLLRTQTSGDQARVLEKHDFSKGPLKMVGPGKVYRRDDDDATHSHQFQQMEGLVIDKNVTMSDLKGTLEMIAKHVFGQDRKTRLRPSYFPFTEPSVEMDVSCFNCDGKGCPICKYTGWIEVLGAGMVHPNVLENAGVDSTVYGGFAFGLGLDRFAILKYGISDIRDFYTNDVRFLAQFRKEED from the coding sequence ATGGACTTATTCGATAGAATAAATAAGTTAAAAGAAGAAGGATTAGATCAAATTAAGCAAGCTGAAAATCAAAAGATGCTTGATAAGATCAGAGTAGAACTAATGGGTCGTAAGGGTGAATTAACTGAAATCTTACACTCAATGAAAGATATTGCACCAGAAAATAGACCAAAGGTTGGTCAAGAAGTAAATCAAGTTCGTGATATTCTTCAAAAGCAATTAGATGAGGCAAAGGATCATTTCTTACAAGCAGTAATTGCTAAAAAATTAGAAGAAGAAAAAATTGATGTGACTTTACCAGGTCGCGAAGGACATTTAGGCTCAAAGCACCCAATCAATATTATTTTAGATGACCTAGAAAGCTACTTCATTGGAATGGGTTATGAAGTAGTACAAGGCCCAGAAATTGAAACTGACCATTATGTCTTTGAAATGATGAACTTGCCTAAGGATCACCCAGCTCGTGACATGCAAGCAACTTTCTATATTGATGAAGAAAACTTGCTTAGAACTCAAACTTCAGGAGATCAAGCTAGAGTTTTAGAAAAACATGATTTTTCTAAAGGTCCATTGAAGATGGTGGGTCCTGGTAAGGTTTATCGTAGAGATGATGATGATGCAACTCACTCTCACCAATTCCAACAAATGGAAGGTTTAGTAATTGATAAAAACGTTACTATGTCAGACCTTAAGGGTACTTTAGAAATGATTGCTAAGCATGTCTTTGGTCAAGATCGTAAGACACGTCTTCGTCCATCTTACTTCCCATTTACTGAACCATCAGTTGAAATGGATGTTTCTTGTTTCAACTGTGATGGTAAGGGATGCCCAATTTGTAAGTATACTGGTTGGATTGAGGTACTTGGTGCCGGAATGGTTCACCCTAACGTTTTGGAAAATGCTGGCGTTGATTCAACAGTTTATGGTGGTTTTGCCTTTGGTTTAGGTTTGGATCGTTTTGCAATTTTGAAATACGGTATTTCTGATATTCGTGATTTCTACACTAATGATGTTCGTTTCTTAGCACAATTCCGTAAGGAGGAAGATTAA
- a CDS encoding HAMP domain-containing sensor histidine kinase produces the protein MKMMKHVKKQNKSTKETLKSSLTFKWVSLVAATITVSFVIFSIAIYSLVKQQIVSQERNLTESVATTFQRRLVEIPTSLQISNVVPQLSPNTNRILEGQAPITSNDGGNVFNDDVLATLSNRDTSITIYNPDGDVVFSNGNVPDGGMPNFSKTENHVLRVETSRGKIHMKIYQKIFSERTHRLTGYLIVDNSMDQQNQVLKSIRHWMIGLSIIAIVIFIGLSYLIVNSVVQPIKKMSQISRDINKDPTDKRRVPDLHRNDELGELATSFNEMLDRMQAYMQQQKQFVGDVSHELRTPVAVIEGHLNLLERWGKDDPQVLEESIQASLQESKRMKHLIQEMLDLTRAEQVDLQYPDKTADVNEVLNRTVNDMRMIHKDFTITYDDSDLKPDTIIKIYRNHLEQILIILIDNAIKYSTDRKEILVDAATEKDKVKISVQDFGEGIAPDEQDKIFNRFYRVDKARTREKGGNGLGLAIAQKLVESYHGKISVSSTLGSGSKFMIEFPLLKSESDK, from the coding sequence ATGAAAATGATGAAGCACGTGAAGAAGCAAAATAAATCGACAAAAGAGACCCTCAAGTCCTCGCTAACATTTAAGTGGGTAAGCTTAGTTGCAGCGACAATTACGGTCTCTTTTGTTATATTTTCAATTGCAATTTATTCTTTAGTTAAACAACAGATTGTCTCGCAAGAAAGAAATCTAACTGAAAGTGTAGCAACTACTTTTCAAAGAAGATTGGTCGAGATCCCGACCAGCTTGCAAATTTCAAATGTTGTTCCGCAGCTTTCTCCTAATACAAATCGTATTTTAGAAGGACAAGCCCCGATTACTTCAAATGATGGTGGGAATGTCTTTAATGATGACGTTTTGGCGACTTTATCTAATCGAGATACTAGCATTACTATTTATAATCCTGACGGGGATGTAGTATTTAGTAATGGAAATGTTCCTGATGGTGGGATGCCAAACTTCAGTAAAACTGAAAACCACGTTTTAAGAGTTGAGACTTCACGTGGCAAAATTCATATGAAGATTTATCAGAAGATTTTTTCTGAAAGAACACATCGTTTAACTGGATATTTGATCGTTGATAATTCAATGGATCAGCAAAACCAAGTTTTAAAATCAATTCGTCATTGGATGATTGGCTTATCGATTATTGCGATTGTAATTTTCATTGGTTTGTCTTACTTAATAGTTAATAGTGTAGTGCAGCCAATTAAGAAAATGTCGCAAATTTCTCGCGATATTAATAAAGATCCAACTGATAAACGAAGAGTACCTGATCTTCATCGAAATGATGAATTGGGAGAGTTAGCTACTTCTTTCAACGAAATGCTAGATCGAATGCAAGCATACATGCAGCAACAAAAGCAATTTGTCGGGGATGTATCTCATGAATTGCGGACGCCTGTGGCAGTAATTGAAGGTCATTTGAACTTATTAGAGCGTTGGGGAAAAGATGATCCTCAAGTTCTCGAAGAATCAATTCAAGCATCCCTTCAAGAAAGCAAACGTATGAAGCACTTGATTCAGGAAATGCTGGATTTAACTAGAGCAGAACAGGTTGATTTACAATATCCTGATAAAACAGCAGATGTTAATGAGGTCCTGAATCGTACCGTTAATGATATGAGAATGATTCATAAAGACTTCACGATTACGTATGATGATAGTGATTTGAAGCCAGATACGATTATTAAAATTTATCGTAACCACTTAGAGCAGATTCTGATTATCTTGATTGATAATGCTATTAAGTATTCGACCGATAGAAAAGAAATTTTAGTAGATGCTGCTACTGAAAAGGATAAGGTTAAAATTTCTGTTCAAGACTTTGGAGAGGGTATTGCTCCAGACGAACAAGATAAGATCTTTAATCGTTTTTACCGTGTAGACAAAGCTAGAACTCGTGAAAAAGGTGGTAATGGTTTAGGTTTAGCAATTGCTCAAAAACTGGTAGAAAGTTATCATGGAAAAATTAGTGTTAGTTCAACACTTGGATCAGGTAGTAAATTCATGATAGAATTTCCACTACTAAAATCTGAATCAGATAAATAG
- the yidC gene encoding membrane protein insertase YidC codes for MKSKTKYFSLFAMLTVLALVLTGCANNGQSIYQAPTSGPYAWIFSLFGKPIQNIMLAVEHQIGGSNGAGWAIIIITFVVQLIVMPLRLASQRKMTTQQEKTQKLQPQMKLIQEALKKPGLTQPQQMQISQLQMRVYKENNMSMMGGMGCLPLLIQLPIMMGIYQAVAYSKELAASSFFGISLGQRSIILTVIATLFYVIQGYLSMIGIPEEQKKAMQMTLILSPAMTFFISISAPGALALYFLVGGLIAILQQLITTFVIMPKVKKDVAAELNDRPLKVVVTQETIDNILNTTSSTTTNSEENKDLHQDLRARNAGKQKRPNDSDKN; via the coding sequence ATGAAATCAAAAACTAAATATTTTAGTCTCTTTGCCATGCTAACCGTTCTTGCATTAGTCTTAACTGGATGTGCTAATAATGGTCAAAGTATCTATCAAGCACCTACTAGTGGACCTTATGCTTGGATTTTTAGTTTGTTTGGCAAGCCAATTCAAAATATCATGTTAGCCGTTGAACACCAAATTGGAGGTTCAAACGGAGCAGGTTGGGCAATTATTATTATTACCTTTGTTGTTCAACTAATCGTTATGCCACTTCGACTAGCATCCCAGCGTAAAATGACTACGCAACAAGAAAAAACTCAAAAACTTCAACCACAAATGAAGTTGATTCAAGAAGCACTTAAGAAGCCTGGTCTAACTCAACCACAACAAATGCAAATCAGTCAACTTCAAATGCGAGTTTACAAAGAAAATAACATGTCGATGATGGGTGGTATGGGATGTTTACCATTACTTATCCAGCTTCCAATCATGATGGGAATTTATCAAGCAGTAGCCTATTCAAAAGAGCTAGCTGCTTCAAGTTTCTTCGGTATTTCTCTTGGACAAAGATCCATTATTTTGACCGTTATTGCTACCTTGTTCTATGTAATTCAAGGATATCTTTCAATGATCGGCATACCTGAAGAACAAAAGAAAGCAATGCAAATGACTTTAATCTTAAGTCCAGCAATGACTTTCTTCATCAGTATTTCCGCTCCTGGTGCCTTAGCACTTTACTTCTTGGTTGGTGGACTTATCGCTATCTTGCAACAATTAATTACTACTTTTGTCATTATGCCAAAGGTTAAAAAGGATGTTGCTGCTGAGTTAAATGACCGTCCACTTAAAGTTGTAGTTACGCAAGAAACAATTGACAATATTCTTAATACTACTTCTTCAACTACTACCAATAGTGAAGAAAATAAAGATCTCCATCAGGATTTACGAGCACGTAATGCAGGAAAGCAAAAACGTCCAAACGACTCTGATAAAAATTAA
- a CDS encoding nicotinate-nucleotide adenylyltransferase → MQCVVKEKPQVKFEPATSSAQQIGIMGGTFNPVHLAHLVMAEQVRKQLHLDEIWFIPNNTPPHKQLAGNISAKDRCAMLELATHDNPYFHVKLFEIMRGGTSYTVDTLRYLKKRAPRNQYYLIMGSDEVNDFENWREPETIALLSTLVGVRRPNYPQNPKYPMIWVDAPDLDISSSLIRQNVATGNSIRYLVPESVRLYIESRGLYRD, encoded by the coding sequence ATGCAGTGTGTTGTAAAAGAAAAGCCACAAGTAAAGTTTGAACCAGCTACAAGTTCTGCACAACAAATTGGAATTATGGGAGGAACTTTTAATCCTGTCCATTTGGCGCACTTAGTTATGGCAGAACAAGTGAGAAAACAACTTCATTTAGATGAAATTTGGTTTATTCCAAATAATACGCCACCACATAAGCAACTTGCTGGAAATATTAGCGCCAAAGATCGTTGTGCCATGCTTGAACTAGCTACTCATGACAATCCATACTTTCATGTTAAGCTTTTTGAAATAATGCGAGGTGGCACATCCTATACAGTTGATACTTTGCGCTATTTGAAAAAAAGAGCACCACGTAATCAATATTATTTGATTATGGGGAGCGATGAAGTAAATGATTTTGAAAATTGGCGTGAGCCAGAAACGATTGCGCTTCTATCTACTCTAGTTGGGGTTAGAAGACCAAATTATCCTCAGAATCCTAAATATCCAATGATTTGGGTTGATGCGCCCGATTTAGATATTTCATCTTCATTAATTAGACAAAACGTAGCTACTGGTAATTCTATTCGATACTTAGTACCTGAGAGCGTACGCTTATACATTGAATCAAGAGGCCTGTATCGTGACTGA
- a CDS encoding winged helix-turn-helix transcriptional regulator — MSQEIESKTKMTDCPDPEDYSLCSHFIDAFGIIGKKWNGLIISSLCDTNAMRFKDLARCISKCSDRVLVERLKELEKDGIVNRTVDEKSGIISYTLTQKGADLQPVFEQVHNWADKWA, encoded by the coding sequence ATGTCCCAAGAAATTGAAAGCAAAACTAAAATGACTGACTGTCCGGATCCAGAAGATTACTCACTGTGTTCGCATTTTATTGATGCTTTTGGAATTATTGGTAAAAAATGGAATGGGTTAATTATTAGTTCTTTATGTGATACTAATGCAATGCGCTTTAAAGATTTAGCTCGTTGCATTAGTAAGTGCTCTGATCGTGTTTTGGTTGAACGATTAAAAGAACTTGAAAAAGACGGAATCGTTAACCGTACTGTAGACGAGAAGAGCGGAATTATTAGTTATACTTTGACTCAAAAGGGTGCTGATTTGCAGCCTGTGTTTGAGCAAGTCCATAATTGGGCTGATAAATGGGCCTAA
- the rsfS gene encoding ribosome silencing factor — protein MESKKLLDLTVEAIDERHGEDTEAYDMQGISILADYYVVTTAGSNRQLHAIVNSIIDKIHEHGKEDYRIEGTRDSNWLLVDMGDVVVNVFTEDARDFYGLEKLWSNGKKLELNLD, from the coding sequence TTGGAAAGTAAGAAATTATTAGACTTAACTGTAGAAGCTATTGATGAAAGACATGGTGAAGATACTGAAGCATATGATATGCAAGGTATCAGTATTCTAGCTGATTATTATGTTGTAACAACCGCTGGTTCAAACCGTCAACTTCATGCGATTGTTAACAGCATTATTGATAAAATCCATGAACACGGAAAAGAAGACTACCGTATTGAAGGAACTCGTGATTCTAACTGGCTCTTGGTAGATATGGGAGACGTAGTTGTGAATGTCTTTACCGAAGATGCAAGAGACTTTTATGGCTTAGAAAAGCTCTGGAGTAACGGTAAAAAGCTAGAATTAAACTTAGACTAA
- the yqeH gene encoding ribosome biogenesis GTPase YqeH, producing MSEELRCIGCGSILQDQDPKKSGYLPSSALKKALESEDNEVYCQRCFRLRHYNEIMPVEENNDDFLALLNSISQKKALVVNVVDLFDFSNSLISSIKRFIGGNEYILVGNKVDLFPKNSKESKIKDWMRQEANRNGLKPEKIFLVSAAKKKNLDDLMAFLAKKGEKKDIYFVGTTNVGKSTLINAIINMNSDLKDVITTSKFPGTTLDEIKIPLSNGHYLIDTPGILNANQLASHLSGKELEVVEPKKPLKPATYQLLPGQTVFLAGLGRFDYVDGPSAGFTIYVARDLYVHRTKTENADAFYEKHKDDLLLPPSKEDDLGPLKGQTFSPKEKSDILFGGVGFITTPANVVVKAYTPEGIGLGIRRALI from the coding sequence ATGAGTGAAGAATTACGTTGTATTGGGTGTGGAAGTATCTTACAAGATCAAGATCCTAAAAAGTCGGGATACTTACCATCATCTGCCTTAAAAAAAGCTTTAGAAAGCGAAGATAATGAAGTATATTGTCAGCGCTGTTTTAGATTAAGACACTATAACGAAATTATGCCAGTGGAAGAAAATAACGATGACTTTTTGGCATTGCTTAATTCAATCAGTCAAAAGAAAGCATTAGTTGTTAATGTAGTAGACTTATTTGACTTTAGTAATTCACTAATTTCTTCAATTAAGCGTTTCATTGGTGGAAATGAATATATTTTAGTTGGCAATAAGGTAGATCTATTTCCAAAAAATTCTAAAGAATCAAAAATTAAGGATTGGATGCGCCAAGAAGCTAACCGAAATGGGTTAAAGCCAGAAAAGATTTTTTTAGTTTCAGCAGCTAAAAAGAAAAATTTAGATGATTTGATGGCTTTTTTAGCTAAAAAAGGTGAAAAAAAAGACATCTATTTTGTGGGAACTACTAATGTGGGTAAATCAACCTTAATTAATGCCATCATTAATATGAACAGTGATTTGAAGGATGTTATTACTACATCTAAGTTTCCTGGAACAACTTTAGATGAAATTAAAATTCCTCTTTCTAATGGTCATTATTTAATTGATACTCCCGGAATTTTAAATGCTAACCAATTAGCTAGTCACTTAAGTGGAAAAGAACTTGAAGTTGTTGAGCCAAAGAAGCCATTAAAGCCAGCCACTTATCAGCTTTTACCAGGACAAACAGTTTTCTTAGCTGGATTAGGGCGATTTGATTATGTTGATGGACCATCTGCTGGTTTTACAATTTATGTAGCTCGCGATCTTTATGTTCATAGAACAAAGACTGAAAATGCTGATGCGTTCTATGAAAAGCATAAAGATGACTTATTGCTTCCACCAAGTAAGGAAGATGATTTAGGTCCATTAAAGGGACAAACATTTTCACCAAAAGAGAAAAGCGATATTTTATTTGGGGGCGTAGGTTTTATTACAACGCCAGCTAACGTTGTAGTAAAGGCATATACACCTGAAGGAATTGGTTTAGGAATTAGAAGAGCGTTGATATAA